The segment ACCGCTGCCGGTAAAGCTGACCACCGCTTCAATCTCAAGGTTTTCAGGGAAAGACTTGGTTCGATCCCAATGAATCATTGATCTCTCACTGTTTGCCGCGTACTGACCTTGCTCCATACTAGCAAGCCAATCACTAATGGCCATGGCGTCAGAGAACGCAAAGTCGGTGGCATCAATTGACCAAGATGAGGCATTGTCTTCAAGAATTGGGAAGGACCAAATGACATGATCGGGAAAAGCTTCCTCAACGGCCTGTGTTTCAGCTGGATTGTCTGAGCTGCTTCGATAGCGAAGGTTGTGCTCCACCAGTAGCAGGCGCTCTCCGGCAGGCACGAAACTGACAATCTTGGTTTCGCCCAGTAGACCTCGGTCCAAACCGATGTCATTGGAGCCAATACCGCGAGCAACACTGGGGTAGTAGAGTAATTCACCCAGGTCCTTTGGTACCGCTAGCTGCAGTGAATTGTCAGTAGGATTCGCAGTAAGACCAATAAAATTGTTACTGGGCTGCGAAGTTTCCTGGTCTTGGATACACCCAGTCAAGAGCAAGCTTAGCGAAAGAAACACGGCTATTAAGCGCACGTTATCACCTCATAGTTAAGAATTGTTGTAGACGAACTATACCCAAAATTTGCGCGCGAAGTATCCCTTTCTAAGTGAAACTTACGTATGATGTGAGCTAAGTAGTTAGAGAGGTAAACATGAGCGAACATCTGATCACCGCAGAGCGAAGAGAGAAGCTACTTCGTTGGGTGTCTATTGCTTCAATTAGCGTTGCCATTATCTTGGTCGCTACCAAACTCGCCGCCTGGTGGTATAGCGATTCGGTAAGTCTAATGGCCTCTTTGATTGATTCGGTGATGGATGCGGGGGCGTCACTCATTAACTTCCTGGCCATTCGCTATGCGCTAAAACCGGCGGATGACGACCATCGCTTTGGCCATGGGAAAGCGGAAGCCTTAGCTTCGCTACTGCAGTCTATTCTCATTGCGCTCTCCTCAGTTTTCCTGCTGTTCTACGCCATCGATAGAATTAGTAATCCTACCGAGCTCAACTTTGCCGCGATTGCGATCGCGGTCATGGTACTGTCGTTATTCCTGACTATCTCATTGGTTTTGTTTCAGCGTTATGTTGTGCGTCGAACCAAGTCGACGGTGGTGTCGGCTGATTCACTTCACTATTTATCGGATATCTTGGCTAATATTGCGGTAATTGTTGCACTCGTTTTGGCCGGGTATGGATTTAAGGGTGTGGATGCGTGGTTGGGTGTTGTTATTGGTATCTATATTGCCTACTCGGCCTGGGAAATCGCCAGTGAAGCAATTGACCTACTCTTGGATAAGGAGTTGGACGACGAGACGCGTGAGCGCATTTGTGAACAGGTCCGTTCGGTCCCCAAAGTGATCGGCCTTCATGACTTAAGAACGCGTGATTCAGGTGGCGTGGTGTTTGTTCAAATGCACTTAGAACTGCCGGATCAGATGCCGCTCTTAGAGGCTCATAAAATTGCTGATCAGGTTGAAGAACGAGTGCTATCGCTCTTTCCTAAGGCGGAAGTACTGGTTCACCAAGACCCCATCTCAGTGGTGCCCGAGCCGCATCCGCTTCCCGCTGAAGATAGTTAAGTAGCGTGGGATTCTTCGACTTTCCCAATCGTAGGAAAGCTGCGGTAGTTAGCGCTGACCGCGGCTGTCTTGATAATGGCGTTGTCTGGCAGCATAAAACTCATCCCCGCCGCCAGCGACTCGCTCTGGTGGTTACGGCTAGTGGCACGGTGGAAATTCGGACACCGGTTGGGGTCACCACTCGCCAAGCCGTAACATTCCTAGAAGCGCATGCAAATTGGGCGAAGCAAAAATGTTCAGAGCGCTGCCAAGCTGCCTCCCACGATACGATTCGCCTTTTTGCCGAGGATGTTGAGCTTAAGCGTGTTGAAGGTCCGGTTACAGTCAGTGCTGGAACTATTTCAGCGCCCAGTGATGCCGATTTGGAACGTTTTCTCCGTGGACAGCTTGAGCAGGTGATTGCCGAGCGATGGCAAGTCTGGTTGCCTATCATTGCAGATTGGGATGTGCCGCAGCCAACCTGGAGTTTGCGTAAGATGAGCAGCCGGTGGGGAAGTTGCTCTGCCGATGGCCGAATTCGCTTTAGTACCTTGCTTGTTCACCACGCTATTGAACAGATTGATTACGTCATTGTTCACGAGTTGTGCCACCTTAAGGAGATGAATCACAGTCTCGCCTATTGGCAGTTGGTTGAACGGTCTATGCCGGATTGGCGGCAACGACGAGCACGTTTGGCTAATCGATAGTACGTTCTGCTAATCAATAATTCGCTTCGCAGGCTTGGCTGGCCTAAATCTTCGGATAGTGCCAATTGCGACCGAGAAAGGTGTTTGGCTATGATGACTATTCACAGCGTTCAAGGAGATCTGCATTGGAACCTCAGCAAAGTATTTTCAGCGATGGTCATAATCATCGACTATTTCTTGAATTTAGCCTGAATGAATCACCTAATCTGAAAACGGTTAAAGCCGCCCTTCGTGCGCTTCGAGCACAGAGCGAAGTGGAGGTTGTGGTGGCATTCGGTCGAAAATTTTCGCGGCTATTGGAAATTGCGCTACCTAACAATTTCCATGACTTTGCATCTCTAGAGAGCTCTAGTGGCGCTATTGCCCCAGCTACTCAGAATGATCTTTTTGTGTGGCTGCAGGGCGAAGATTCGGCTATTTTCGAAGTCAGCTTCCAGCTTGTTCAGGCACTGCAGAATTCTCTGTCCATTGAACGAGAGCTCAATGGGTTTGATTATCGTGAATCGAAGGATTTAATGAGCTTTGAGGACGGTAGTGCCAATCCTAAAGGGTCGGCGATACAGACCGCAGCGCTGGTTCCTGAGGGAGAAGCTGGTGAGGGTGGCAGTATCGTATTAACTCAACAGTGGGTCCACAAGCTTGCCAAATTCTTTGCGTTGACACCGCATGAACAGAGCGCCGTGATTGGTCGAGATAAGGCAACTAACGAGGAGCTGAGCAGTGAGGATATGCCCAATAACGCCCACGTTGCGCGAACCGACGTAGACTTGGACGGCGTGCCAACCAAAGTCTGGCGTCGCTCCAGCCCCTATGGCACTCCAAGTAAGCATGGTCTTTATTTTCTCAGTTTCAGCTGCGACCAGCGGCGTCATCAGTTGCAGTTGGATTCCATGTACGGGCTCACTGGGGATGGCGTGAGCGATCATATCCTTGCGTTTTCCGATGCGGTCTCCGGCAGTTATTACTTCGCTCCGTCGGAAACGGTATTGCGCGAGATGCTTAGCTAGGCACACTGCCGGCTGAGTCTCAGCGTTTCCTCTTCTCCACATCGTCCTAGTAGATCTACGCATTGAACAAGCTTACCTCCCCCCCCCAGTGGGGGAGGTAAGCTTGTCTAGAGTGTATAAGAATGCTCTAACTCGCAAAAGCGGGTGCAGCTACTAAACTTATAAGCTGTTACGAAGCAGGTTGCTGACTAATACGTCCGCACCAACAATGCTGAGATAATAATAACGTTGAATACGTCTCAGACTTATTTACACAAGGGGAAGATAACATGCCAGCAGTGAATACGTTCCGTCGTTCACGCCTAGCAGCCAGTATCTCAATGGTACTGGGGGGTGTCAGTGCGGGTGCTTTGCACGCGCAAGATCAAGATCAAGTTCAAGAAGAAGCCGTTGTTGAAGAAGTTGTTGTCACGGGTTTCCGAGCCAGCTTGGAAGATTCTGTTGCAACAAAACGTGATAGCTCGTCCATTGTTGAAGCTATCTCAGCTGAAGATATCGGTAAGCTTCCAGATGTTTCCATTGCGGAAAGCTTAGGCCGACTACCTGGGTTAACTGTTCAGCGATTGAACGGTCGAGGGCAGGTTGTTGCTGTCCGCGGTATGTCACCAGACTTCTCGACGGGCCTCCTAAATGGCCGCGAGCAAGTTTCAGTGGGAGACAACCGCGGTGTTGAATTTGATCAGTATCCATCGGAACTACTGCACGGTGCTGTGGTTTATAAAACCCCGGATGCTGCGCTGATTGGCCAGGGTCTCTCCGGTACGGTTGATCTCCACACCGTTCGTCCACTTGAGTATGGTGAGCGAAACATTACTATCAACGCTAAATACGAAGCACTTGACTACGATCTAGTGTCTAACCGTGATAACACGGGTAACCGTTTTAGCGCTACCTACATTGATCAGTTTGCTGATGAAACCATTGGTTTGATGTTGGGCTACTCTCACACCAAATCGCCTAACCAAGGTCAGCACTTCAACTCGTGGGGCTACTACAACGGTGACGGCAACGGTAATAACGCCATTGGCGGTGGCCGTTTGTACGCTCGTGCGGGAATGTTAGAGCGTGATAGCTTCGTTACCACTGTTGAATTTGCTCCGTCAGATCGTATGAGTGCGTCAATGGACGTGTTCTATTCAGAGTTCACTGAAGATCAAATTAAGCATGGTATGGCACTGTGTTTGGCTTGTGGTGCAACCATGACGGTGATTGACACTAAAGATGGTGTTGTCACTGAAGGTATCTACGACGGTGTTAAAAACATCCTAGAAAACAATCAGTTTAAGCGCGATGCTGAGTCACTGTCTGTTGGCTTCAATGTTGAATTCCAACTTAATGATCAATGGAATTTGGAAGCAGACGTTTCTCATTCAAGTATTGATCGTAGTGATATTGCTGAGCTCGAAACTAACGCCGGTACTGGTCCGAATGGCCAGGGAGCGTTAGATACCGTTCATTTCTGGTCAACTCCAGATGGTACCCAGTTCGAAACAGCGCTTGATTACACTAACGTTGATTACAACTCGGCGAACCCGATTTATGTTACTAGCCCAGCTGGATGGGGTGACCCAAGCGCGCTAGCACCTTACCAGCCAGCTGGACAGTTTGGTTATAACAAAGTATTTGACGTTTCTGATGACATTAACGCTTTCCGCGCTGCGGTTTCGGGCGAGCTTGATTTTGGTGTCGTAACGGGCGTTGAGATGGGATACAACTACACCAGCCGTGAAAAGACTCGTGTTTCTAACGAAGGTGTCATCACCAGTAACGTGACCGATGCGAATGGTGATTTGCTGGACAAGGTAGAAATTCCTAGCGGCATCGTTGGTCAGACTTCACTGGACTTTGGTTTGCGTGGAGCGAACACTTCGATGTTAGCTTACGATCCATCGGCATTGCTCGCGAGCGGCGTTATTCAACAGGGTGCTTACCTCTATAACGACATCTTGGCGAAGGCATGGGAAGTTAACGAATCTGTTAATACGGTTTACGTTAAGTTTGATGTCGATGCAGAGATTGGCGATATGCCGCTAACCGGTAATTTCGGTGTTCAGTATCAGTTTTGGGATCAAGACTCTCGTGGTCAGAACGCTACAGGTGCCGGCTCAAGTATTCAATCTGAGTACTACGAAGGCGAAGCAAGTGATTCAGAGATTCTTCCAAGCTTGAACTTGAGCTTGGCAGTTACCGACGATCAAATTGTTCGCTTGGGCTTGGCTCGCACACTTGCTCGTCCACGTATGGATGAGATGCGCGCGTCAGGTACCTATGGTTACAACGCCAATAATGCCAATACCACTCAGGCTGATATTGATGCGTTAATTGCTTCAGGTGTGTCTGAAATCAGTGCATATCAGCAGCTTTCTCCTTGGGGCCGTGGCGGTGGTAACATCGAATTGACTCCTTGGGTTGCTGACGCTGTCGATCTTTCATACGAGTACTACTTCGAAGATGGCCTAAGCTATGTTTCTGGTGCGGTATTCTACAAAGATTTACAGAGCTACATCTTCAATCAGAACGTTCTCTTCGACTTTACCGGTCTACCTCCACAAGGTCCTGCACCGCAGATTTACACAGGTGTAAGTAACCAGCCGGTCAATGGCGAAGGTGGCTCGATTGAAGGCTATGAGCTAACGGCATCGATTAACTTCGGTTTGTTTGCCGATTCACTTAGTGGCTTCGGTATCTTCGCGACTTACTCGAAGAACGATAGTGAGATCGAGCCGAACGGTCCAGGCTCTAACTCTCGTTTGCCGGGTCTTTCTGAAGACGTCTACAACCTAACGGCTTACTACGAAGATCATGGC is part of the Umboniibacter marinipuniceus genome and harbors:
- a CDS encoding TonB-dependent receptor; translated protein: MPAVNTFRRSRLAASISMVLGGVSAGALHAQDQDQVQEEAVVEEVVVTGFRASLEDSVATKRDSSSIVEAISAEDIGKLPDVSIAESLGRLPGLTVQRLNGRGQVVAVRGMSPDFSTGLLNGREQVSVGDNRGVEFDQYPSELLHGAVVYKTPDAALIGQGLSGTVDLHTVRPLEYGERNITINAKYEALDYDLVSNRDNTGNRFSATYIDQFADETIGLMLGYSHTKSPNQGQHFNSWGYYNGDGNGNNAIGGGRLYARAGMLERDSFVTTVEFAPSDRMSASMDVFYSEFTEDQIKHGMALCLACGATMTVIDTKDGVVTEGIYDGVKNILENNQFKRDAESLSVGFNVEFQLNDQWNLEADVSHSSIDRSDIAELETNAGTGPNGQGALDTVHFWSTPDGTQFETALDYTNVDYNSANPIYVTSPAGWGDPSALAPYQPAGQFGYNKVFDVSDDINAFRAAVSGELDFGVVTGVEMGYNYTSREKTRVSNEGVITSNVTDANGDLLDKVEIPSGIVGQTSLDFGLRGANTSMLAYDPSALLASGVIQQGAYLYNDILAKAWEVNESVNTVYVKFDVDAEIGDMPLTGNFGVQYQFWDQDSRGQNATGAGSSIQSEYYEGEASDSEILPSLNLSLAVTDDQIVRLGLARTLARPRMDEMRASGTYGYNANNANTTQADIDALIASGVSEISAYQQLSPWGRGGGNIELTPWVADAVDLSYEYYFEDGLSYVSGAVFYKDLQSYIFNQNVLFDFTGLPPQGPAPQIYTGVSNQPVNGEGGSIEGYELTASINFGLFADSLSGFGIFATYSKNDSEIEPNGPGSNSRLPGLSEDVYNLTAYYEDHGFSARINQRYRSDYVGEVSGFGGARTGSDIAEETIVDAQIGYSFDSGSLEGLTVMLQGLNLTNEPFRTVDVNTGYATEYQTYGSSYMLGASYTF
- a CDS encoding cation diffusion facilitator family transporter — translated: MSEHLITAERREKLLRWVSIASISVAIILVATKLAAWWYSDSVSLMASLIDSVMDAGASLINFLAIRYALKPADDDHRFGHGKAEALASLLQSILIALSSVFLLFYAIDRISNPTELNFAAIAIAVMVLSLFLTISLVLFQRYVVRRTKSTVVSADSLHYLSDILANIAVIVALVLAGYGFKGVDAWLGVVIGIYIAYSAWEIASEAIDLLLDKELDDETRERICEQVRSVPKVIGLHDLRTRDSGGVVFVQMHLELPDQMPLLEAHKIADQVEERVLSLFPKAEVLVHQDPISVVPEPHPLPAEDS
- a CDS encoding Dyp-type peroxidase, whose product is MEPQQSIFSDGHNHRLFLEFSLNESPNLKTVKAALRALRAQSEVEVVVAFGRKFSRLLEIALPNNFHDFASLESSSGAIAPATQNDLFVWLQGEDSAIFEVSFQLVQALQNSLSIERELNGFDYRESKDLMSFEDGSANPKGSAIQTAALVPEGEAGEGGSIVLTQQWVHKLAKFFALTPHEQSAVIGRDKATNEELSSEDMPNNAHVARTDVDLDGVPTKVWRRSSPYGTPSKHGLYFLSFSCDQRRHQLQLDSMYGLTGDGVSDHILAFSDAVSGSYYFAPSETVLREMLS
- a CDS encoding M48 family metallopeptidase; amino-acid sequence: MGFFDFPNRRKAAVVSADRGCLDNGVVWQHKTHPRRQRLALVVTASGTVEIRTPVGVTTRQAVTFLEAHANWAKQKCSERCQAASHDTIRLFAEDVELKRVEGPVTVSAGTISAPSDADLERFLRGQLEQVIAERWQVWLPIIADWDVPQPTWSLRKMSSRWGSCSADGRIRFSTLLVHHAIEQIDYVIVHELCHLKEMNHSLAYWQLVERSMPDWRQRRARLANR